A window of the Lolium perenne isolate Kyuss_39 chromosome 7, Kyuss_2.0, whole genome shotgun sequence genome harbors these coding sequences:
- the LOC127311418 gene encoding uncharacterized protein has translation MATDATDESAVGSEGRSVVCWTTSMSTFMLKHLCAIVEGGARTSTGFKMMHYNGCARALNEHFRQSLTGAQISNHHRTIKKKFAMIQKIKDTVSGAQWDDETSTIRLEHEMAINYIAKHKAAAEFINRPIENYREMQIIYGDRLATGKYAKGSSEPIGTAATAMDCDDDDEAVLAQSNNEGTSATRPVKKHKKDPTEEEGLVSILGRVGSELAAAIITAGEKSAPQPPLDEIPDALYETLLGMEGFSEAQIAHYFAFLVENPKSAKAFMKMGHTGQKTWMARYINKEWKD, from the exons ATGGCTACGGATGCAACGGATGAGTCGGCAGTAGGTTCAGAGGGTCGTTCAGTGGTGTGTTGGACTACTTCCATGTCAACTTTCATGTTGAAGCACCTATGTGCAATTGTGGAAGGTGGTGCAAGGACATCTACAGGATTTAAGATGATGCACTACAATGGCTGTGCAAGGGCATTGAATGAACACTTTCGCCAATCCTTGACTGGAGCACAGATAAGCAACCATCATAGAACTATTAAGAAGAAGTTTGCAATGATCCAAAAAATCAAAGACACAGTCAGTGGTGCACAGTGGGATGATGAAACATCCACCATAAGGCTAGAGCATGAAATGGCTATAAACTATATTGCG AAGCACAAAGCTGCAGCTGAGTTTATCAACAGACCAATAGAGAACTATCGAGAGATGCAGATCATATATGGTGACCGTTTGGCAACTGGGAAGTATGCTAAAGGGTCAAGCGAACCTATTGGGACTGCTGCAACAGCAATGGactgtgatgatgatgatgaagctgTACTTGCACAATCGAACAATGAAGGGACCTCTGCCACAAGGCCTGTGAAGAAGCACAAGAAGGATCCTACTGAAGAAGAAGGCCTCGTTTCCATTCTTGGTCGTGTAGGATCTGAGCTTGCGGCTGCCATCATCACAGCCGGTGAGAAATCTGCCCCTCAGCCACCTCTTGATGAAATCCCTGATGCACTATATGAAACTTTGTTGGGTatggaaggctttagcgaggcgcAAATTGCTCACTATTTTGCTTTTCTGGTTGAGAATCCTAAAAGTGCCAAAGCTTTCATGAAGATGGGACACACAGGTCAGAAGACTTGGATGGCTAGGTACATCAACAAAGAGTGGAAAGATTAG